One Scophthalmus maximus strain ysfricsl-2021 chromosome 7, ASM2237912v1, whole genome shotgun sequence genomic window, GTCTGCTTTTTAATGTGTGCGGGGAGGGGGTCAGTGCGTGTGTCTCAGTTTGTGAATTTGTGGATTTatcgtgttgtttttgttgtcactATCCCTAAAAGCTGCAGTGCGGCCTTTTGAGTGCCTTTCCTGGGTTTTGTGTTTGAGAATCAGAGATGCTGCCTCCATCACAAGTCAGGAGGACATGGAGAGTGACGGACGGGCCGCAGAGGATTTGACAACAACAGGTCAGTCAGACGAACTACTCTACAGACGGTCTGCGTTCATATTGAAAATAACACTGACTCAGTTGAATTTGTAACAGAGATTTTCTACTTCTATTTAACTTGCATCAGCTGCAGAGTTGAATGTTTTAGTGGGATATGACCCCAGATTCTCCTCCTCTACATTCAAATacatgctcaaacacacacacacacacacacacacacacacacaccactgcaccGTGAGACTCACAAGAGCATGACAGACGTGAAGAGACACAGCTGAATTGCTTGAACTACACAGTACGTAAAGTTTAATTTTGTAGTCAAGAAATATGTTTGAGTTTAGAAATTGATTTTTAGAAGGATTCATGATCACTCTCTGAAGGTTGCAGTACTGTCAATCTTAACAGCTCAGTCTAGATTTGCAGAGCTTGACACATAAAGGTCAAAAGAGCAATCATTTCAGAGACACATAAAGAGAAGATTGATAGTATGCTACTATTCTGCAGGTTTGCTCTCTCAGACTGAGAAAAGCAAGGCAGAAACTCAAGAACAGGGGATTAAAGGGAATTATAGGAccaagtgtgcgtgtgttatttGTACACAAGGAGAAGGCCTTAACCTAATGTGGAAGATGAAACCTGTTTAGTTAATGCACCTTGCTCTTGTTCACTCTTCACTCAGACAGCACTAGTTCCTGAGGCCTCGCTGAGCCCAGGAATGGCCCGGCCATTTCAGGCCGAGACTCTTGTCTGCTCACTGCTGGTCCTCCTATGTATGCACACAGCCACAGGTATAGCCAACTCACATTTGATCCTATTACGAGGTTTGGTTCTTGGCCAGAGTGAATGGGCTTGTAAACCCTTTGCATACgtgtctgtgtttacatttaCACAGGAATGTCGGGGTGGGGTGGATGTTTGGATGGTCAGGATGTATTTGCGACCATCAGAGAAAACAGCCTTCCTGGTGAAGCTGTTGCTGAGCTCATGGCTGACACCACAATGGAGGGGGCTCACTGGAGCCTGCATGGAAAGGACGCCGACTGGTTCTTCTTGGATGAAAATTACATCCGGTTGAACACGTCGGCTGACAAGGCTCTTGACCGAGAGGTAACAACTTAGGATACAACCCCCGTCAGCACACTGATCTGTTGTAGCTTGTATGCATGTAATAGTGTGAGGCTGTGATGAGGAAGTTGTATCTAAGTTTAGAACAAACTATCAGACAATGAACCTTGGACTGAACACAATCTCTTACCGTCATCCTCTCCCCAGCCAGCTGTCTTACATCACGGCAGCTGTTAAAGGGCCAACCAGATTaggagtctctctctctctctctctctctgtctgtccctgtctcCCAGTCTGTCTGCTTCTGTCACTCGATcctacaaagaaaaataattggcagattagAAACATGTGGAACAACAAGTTTCAGTTTTACACCTTCATCAAGTATACGGTAATAACACAAAGCTCCATGTGTAAAATTGACTTCATTCAGCACAATCTGCAGGAGAGCATCAGTTCATGTAAATGTTCCAACTAAAGAACCAGAAGTACACATAAAGTGTGTTGTGTGCCCTAATAGTTTTTATATTGTGTACACCATATGTAATTTTGCATGATAAAAACATCAAGAAACCGAAACGTAATAATATTTGTGCTCACATGACACATTGACATTAGGTGAGGTAAAATCCAGGTACAGAGTAAAAAATCCAAGTTAATGAAACATGGCTtgattttatacttttttttttaaataattcaattttatttgcttttaggATGAAATTAAACCTTAAAAATTTAGAGTGCCTTGACACTAGGCCATCCTTAAATATTTGGCTATCTTGATTTTAATGACTCAGTTTCAACTGTCCAACTATAGATCTCCATTGTATTAATTCATCATAACTTTATCTCACCTGGTGCGgtctctctgttttcctctctcaggCCCAGGGTCCTGTCCTCATGGCTGAGCTGTCATGTTATGAGGAGGACACTCTTCAGGTACACTTTGTCCCAACATCTAACTCACAATTCTTCAGTGTAACATCaattttgttttacatgtttaaaacaaaattaaatttgtatttgctgttgttgtagAGTGTGTACAGGGTCATGGTGGAGATACTCAATGAGAATGATAACTCGCCTGTGTTTGCAGAAAACTCCACCCAGTCTCTTATTATCAGTGAGGTATGACACTTTCACAAAAACGTGTCTGAAAATATAGGCAAAAAAATACAAGATTCAACTCCTACTGAGTTTTCCGcctgcctgcatgtgtgtgtgatttccaGCTGACGCCAGTAGACACTGTGATCTTTACTGTCCAGGCCGTGGATGCAGACAACGACATGATCATTTACTCCATCGACCTGACATCAGTGAGTTTTACACATTCAAACTCACAACAAGACAGAgcacatgctgcacacacaatCGCTGCATtactgtttatgtttgtgtgtgtgtgtgtgttttctgcagccCGATGCAGATTACTTTAAGATTGATCTCCCAAACAGTGGAGAAGTGATCCTGTCCAAGCCTCTGGACTATGAGGCTAAACCTCTGCTTACTGTAACCATCCATGCCTCGGTATGCTAcgtacatttgattttttttgacatacaTTCATCAAAGTAACTAAGTTCCTCTCTACACTTCTATCATCCATCCCAAAGTCAACATTCGAAATTCCCCCGATGCCCCTGACAATTACTACTACAAAAGATGAACCATACATCAGTTCATGCATCCATACGTTTCTCTTGAGATAACCTGACTTGTCATGATCTCAGGAAATGAGCACTGCAGAGCACTTCAACACCAGCACCAGCATCAACATCACCATCCTGGACGGAGATGACCATTACCCACAGTTCTTGCCTTGCACGCTGCTTTTCCGAGACGAGACCAGTCACATCTGCACCAGCCCTGTGTACACAGTCAATGTcactgagggggaggaggtcaGTGGCTAAACTGCATGTATATCGTTTTATATACTGTAGGATGTCCATATAATATCCAGTATCCAGCGCTCCTGTGTTTTAGCATTCACACTTTGTGCACATTGCACAAGATCCAAATCTGACTCCGAAAACACTCTGAGACAAGGTTGACAAGTTCAATATCCACCAAGACTAAAGCTCAGCTGCAAGATCCAGGCTTCTCAGGCTACTGTCTTGACATTTATCTGTTAGAATGAGGTGGAGGGTTTTGAGGTTCTGATTTGTGTTATGCTGCAGGACATTGTGCTGGACTTCTCTCCTGGTCCCATTTATGCAGTGGATGGAGACAGTGGACTCAGCACTCCACTCAGTTATGCCATTCTCtcgggtaacacacacacagatcaaattCTCTATTTAAAATCTATTGTGCTTCCATTTGTGCATCTTAAACCGGGTTTGTGCGCTCGCTAGGAGACAACGAAGGCCGTTTCCTGATGGATAGAGTGACAGGGGAGATGAAACTGACTCGGGGggtgacagacagacttacAACTCCAACGCTGCATCTTCAGGTCATGGTAGGACTCACATGTTCTATGTTAATAGGGTTAAAAGATTCCAACTTTTCTTTCTTAGTCTCCAATACTATCCTCCctgctctctttgtgtctctcacCCAGGCATACCAGGACAATGACCCCAGGAAGTACTCCGTTGCTACAGTGCTGGTCCGAATTCTGGCAGTGAACCACTTTTATCCAGCATTCGACAAAGCTGAATATCACGGCTTTGTAACTGCTGGAAAGAGCCCCGCATCTCTGGTCGATACCTATGGCGGCAAAGTATTGATGTTACATGTACAAGACCAGGACTTTGAGATGGTATGCGTGGCTACATTCACACAATAACTGGACAAAAACAATCGCTGCGTCgctctgttttagttttttttgttgtctgtctCCCATCACCTCATTTTCTCCACAAACTTACAGGGCTACAACCCCCTGATCTACTTCACCTTCAACTGTACATCCAATCACACAGACATCTACCAACTCACGCAGGAGGGCCTTCTGATTGCCAGAACCAATCAActcaaaccaaaacagaaacacattctTGAGGTGAGCTTCAATTACACACATAAGTAACTACAAATTATTTAAGATTTAGGCTATGTTAGCTTTAcatgcagcctttttttcttttaaattctgaaAGTATTGAGATAGTTTTTTCCTACAATGCATTAATGAAAGCCAATTGAGATGGTTTATCAATATGATAAACCTAATGATGAATCCATCATTAGGTTTATCATAttgttaaaagcaaaaaaacaacaacacccaaTACACAGTATTTTTGACATGCTTAACAAGATTTTTGGTATAATTAGGCAAATgcaacaatgataataatacaaaataaaataagaaaaccaTTAAATAAAGTTTCATTGTTTCCATTCAAGTGGAACTTCAGGgttggaaatgaaaaaatcttGTGATCTGGTTGGGAAAATAATTGGCGAAAATGTTAGAAATGACCAGTATGTCCTTAACTTACCAAATACAAGGCTGACTAGATATTAAATGCAaccaaaacattgttttattcaatatttactGCATATACTGCTAGTTGCCAGTTCACTGTATTGCACAGCCTCTTTCATCAAAATCTCACAATGAATAAGGACAAAAAAGACGAGGTTGTGACAAACAGTTAAAATACTTTGCAGGTAAAGGCGAGAGACCAAGAATCCGGCGATGCCGCCTTTACTACCGTAATGATTGAGGTGTTAACTGAAGGACAATCAAGTAAGGATGCACACCCAGAAGCTCAAATACACTAACTGAATACTGACGAGCCCACAAACTGAAGCTCTGtacgtctgtctgtgtgcacggCAGTTCCCCTAAGTGCACTGGGAAATGACCGCCTGACAGGCTGCACTGTGGGAAAAGCGTTCTTCCTGAGTGTGGTATTCATGACCGTGCTCGGATGCATCTTGTCTCTGGTCATGTGGctgaagaggaaacacaaaggaaaGAGGGACCCACTGGAGAGAGGATGTGTGGCTCAGGGAAAACACCCCAATGTGGTGAGATCATTTATGACTGTCAtctacattcatattcatttgggTTTGTCTGTAAACACGTCCTGAAATATGACTTACTGTGTATATTTCCACAGAGTTTACGGTGTTTCCATCTGGTGAGTAATACATTTTCtcctgtcattttgtttctcactCTGATTCATTTTAGTATAGAATAGTTATCTTGACTATTAATTTGATTAAGTGATGTAATGGAGGTGAATGACCCTAATTGCTAGTTAACGATTAAAAAAATAGTCTATATTTGAAGATTTAAGGTATTCGTAAACCTGGAAAGTAGCACACTCACTCAATAATCCATTCACTTAGACATTCATTCATCTATTTCACTAACACATTGACGCTCAAGGTTGCAATACAGTtatgattatgaatattattattttgtcatgttaCCAAAATTCCTCGAATGGTGAATATCAGATTAATTGTCACTAGATTTTGTTTTATGGTTTCCAGATGATGTATTGAAATGACTTTGATCCCTGATTGTTAGCGCCACCATGACTTGAGGTTTAAGACTTTGAATACAATGTCAAGACCAATAATGGCTGGAGAGACTTTGGTGATTTCCTGACTCTTCCTCTAGCACCATCATCAGGTTAAAAATTTGTGTTTGTCCGATTCTTTGGTTCATGATGAAATGCCTggcatcaaataactgattaGCAAATGTAAGCATACAAACAcagtaaattaaacattaaacctgctaaacatcagcatgtagGCATTGTCACTGCACACATTAGAATGATGACATTGGCATTTAGACTTGTTTTGTGATTATTACGTTTTCACATGTTGTTTATACACAATTTCCTCCCCAAATATTGACCTCATGACTGTGTGGTCACTCCTCAGGTGAGTCACCGCAGTGCCATGCCGCACATGGATGAAGTTCCCTCTAACAATGCAGATAATGGAACCTGCAATCCTTCCTTCAGCTTCCCCGACAAACCTGGTATGTACACCCTCCAAGACCTCCCCTCTTACCGAGGACCTGTTCCACCTACAACGACTGCTGCACCCGACACCAGCTTCATCCCGGCTGAAAGTGTCTGCAGCCCTGAGGATAAAAAAGTTTCTACACCAACCAAAAGCTCCAGCAGTTCATCCATCTTTCACCCAGCTCCGGTGGATGTGAACCCTACAGACATGGCTAAAGATTCTGTGCAACCCGAAGAAAACCTTGACTCACCACCCGCTTCACCCTTGGAACCGTCTGAGGCATTACCGCACACCAGCCCTAGCCTGGTAACACATGTCACGAGTCCTGATCCACAAACTTTGCCAACAACCGCCAATGATGACACTGCCGACCCTGTAACCAGCCCCTCCTCTCAAACCTGTGCTCCACTTGGTCACAACCGAATCACTGCAGCAGAAATAGACAAGCCCTTCCGCAAACCTCGTGTGAAGACGCCCCCATATTCACCTTTACTGTCCTCCTCCCACCCCAAGCAGACGAGCACACCCCCAACGACCCCAGAGCAGGCGCCTCTAAAAGCCAAGCTGGTACATATAGATTCTTCACCTCTTGATACACCTCCAGTGACACCAGAGCTAACATCTATGACTCTAAACACAGAGGAAGACCAACCGTCCACATCACTGGACCAAATAGACCAACCAGAGCACTCAGGTGCAGATGCTGGCAGTCCATCTCAGGCCAGAGGGGCCTCCGCGAACTCAGGAAACACCCAGGACGGCCGCGGGACGGGGGATGAGGATGGCTTtctgggagaggaagaggcagacaAGAACAGTGAGGATGACGATGAGTTAGAGTCGGACGAAGAAGAGTTGCTGAGAGTGATGGCTCGATGCAACCCTTATTTTATCACATTTAATAAGAACTGAAGAGGCCTGGTGGACTGGAGGTGAAACATGTTCATGAAACACAAGCAAGTCCAGTTGCCTATATGTGCACATGTACAActcctgaataaaaaaacatgacagggACTGAGTCTGATGGGGCAGAACACAATGTGTGGAGGATGTACAGCGTAGAtggatgacagacagaggacaggggACACGAAAAAAAAACGTCAAAGATGATTCTGCTGTGCT contains:
- the LOC118314990 gene encoding protocadherin-11 X-linked, yielding MARPFQAETLVCSLLVLLCMHTATGMSGWGGCLDGQDVFATIRENSLPGEAVAELMADTTMEGAHWSLHGKDADWFFLDENYIRLNTSADKALDREAQGPVLMAELSCYEEDTLQSVYRVMVEILNENDNSPVFAENSTQSLIISELTPVDTVIFTVQAVDADNDMIIYSIDLTSPDADYFKIDLPNSGEVILSKPLDYEAKPLLTVTIHASEMSTAEHFNTSTSINITILDGDDHYPQFLPCTLLFRDETSHICTSPVYTVNVTEGEEDIVLDFSPGPIYAVDGDSGLSTPLSYAILSGDNEGRFLMDRVTGEMKLTRGVTDRLTTPTLHLQVMAYQDNDPRKYSVATVLVRILAVNHFYPAFDKAEYHGFVTAGKSPASLVDTYGGKVLMLHVQDQDFEMGYNPLIYFTFNCTSNHTDIYQLTQEGLLIARTNQLKPKQKHILEVKARDQESGDAAFTTVMIEVLTEGQSIPLSALGNDRLTGCTVGKAFFLSVVFMTVLGCILSLVMWLKRKHKGKRDPLERGCVAQGKHPNVSLRCFHLVSHRSAMPHMDEVPSNNADNGTCNPSFSFPDKPGMYTLQDLPSYRGPVPPTTTAAPDTSFIPAESVCSPEDKKVSTPTKSSSSSSIFHPAPVDVNPTDMAKDSVQPEENLDSPPASPLEPSEALPHTSPSLVTHVTSPDPQTLPTTANDDTADPVTSPSSQTCAPLGHNRITAAEIDKPFRKPRVKTPPYSPLLSSSHPKQTSTPPTTPEQAPLKAKLVHIDSSPLDTPPVTPELTSMTLNTEEDQPSTSLDQIDQPEHSGADAGSPSQARGASANSGNTQDGRGTGDEDGFLGEEEADKNSEDDDELESDEEELLRVMARCNPYFITFNKN